Proteins co-encoded in one Diprion similis isolate iyDipSimi1 chromosome 13, iyDipSimi1.1, whole genome shotgun sequence genomic window:
- the LOC124414215 gene encoding flagellar attachment zone protein 1-like: MAGRTCQCGCTDPPKMTGSDPPNEGSCGCSYNPLGEGGRDAEITDLSYALRKLTSMKCQMKKWRMERLQLESEARALKQVLQAHGLNDDMVRPDPLLAHLREENARLENENEELQDKVKGLEDTITEYEYVESPCELVSKLREKMKNMKEAHAGEKRRLREIISGLKIRLQEAEAESSCAALNRLRAKLRELTEGGQEADQRVSKVVQRSIETLVELTDNVDDLKAEIERLRAEVKRLQDLLNACEERRKMATDVAVETTLAEVKPPEKPLGEMDVSELLNRIKELEALIAQLRKQLVDKDAAINDLQSKLFNVTSDNKRLSTDLDQMTVSYRAIMDEVKAMKDELKKRDAKVSDLLRELQTSAIDMLGLNRLQSEIESVKPQLYNLELEREQLLSELGKVRGVVSERNDQIIKILEERDKHSRALSKVASTMQAAAEREAALKREIDGLKDRIAELEKEIAELRKKLAELAAENEKIPGLERKIKELEDELAKLKGDLAAANAKMNDLENEIARLKAEKDELARVLARAKEEVEKLKQELAAERSAKEAAMKELEVCRAENQKLRGDNERMSNELNAAKGEIERLKNELDKVKGELDKSRAENSELKDLLAAAKAEIDKLRSEVEGCKAENMKLKGEIERLNEEVQKLKAENSELKKERDALQAEVEKLKEKIDGMQAEIDKLKNDLAASKNEVEKLKSELDALKSENEKLKNSLGEAEAKIKALQAENSDLANKLAELKSKMENLEKQLADEKAAKEAALKELAALKSDLKALLGEMDKLKAERDKLKAEVDDLTKQMADLTNELNQMKSKCAALTAENEKLKAEVNGLKTENERLKNDLEKLKAELEAVKSENVKLKAENEKLKKDLSDAEAKVKVLEDKVKALEDKVKTLEDKVKTLEDKVKACEDEKAKLRQEIEGLKSQIDKLNGELAAEKAAKEAALKELAATKAELAALRSELDKVRAENARLTGELEKLKSENEKMKGELDRLKAENAKLQGDLDALKAENSKLKGDLDKLNSELSALRAENDKLKAENSKLKDDLAAAKEEVARLKSDLEKLKSENDALRAENDKMKGELDRLKAENAKLQGDLDALKAENSKLKGDLDKLNSELSALRAENEKLKAENSKLKDDLAAAKEEVARLKSDLEKLKSENDALRAENDKMKGELEELKAEVNKLRGELDAMKDENARLKSEVDKLKSDNENLKNELAKANAELENSKKAIDKPKASEAVGPVPEKLIQSVPTKGNNIDKVEYR; encoded by the exons ATGGCGGGTCGCACATGTCAGTGCGGATGCACCGACCCACCAAAAATGACGGGAAGCGATCCTCCGAACGAAGGATCCTGCGGGTGCAGTTACAATCCACTGGGAGAGGGTGGGAGGGATGCGGAAATAACGGACCTGTCTTACGCTCTGCGTAAACTGACCTCGATGAAATGCCAGATGAAGAAATGGAGGATGGAACGTCTGCAGCTTGAGAGTGAGGCGAGGGCGTTGAAGCAGGTGCTGCAGGCCCACG GTCTTAACGATGACATGGTGAGGCCTGATCCTCTGCTGGCTCATCTTCGAGAGGAGAATGCCAGGCTGGAAAACGAGAATGAAGAACTTCAGGACAAGGTCAAAGGACTCGAGGACACCATAACCGAGTACGAGTATGTCGAGTCACCCTGCGAACTCGTCAGCAAACTTCGCGAAAAGATGAAGAACATGAAGGAGGCTCATGCTGGTGAAAAACGGAG ATTGAGAGAGATCATTTCCGGGCTCAAGATCCGACTCCAAGAGGCTGAGGCCGAGTCCTCTTGTGCAGCGTTGAATCGTCTGCGAGCCAAGCTTCGGGAGCTAACGGAAGGTGGTCAAGAGGCAGACCAGCGGGTGTCAAAAGTGGTCCAGCGTTCGATAGAGACGTTGGTCGAGCTGACGGATAACGTTGATGATCTAAAAGCAGAGATCGAGAGACTTCGTGCGGAGGTGAAGCGGCTACAGGACCTGCTGAACGCCTGCGAAGAACGGCGAAAAATGGCGACTGATGTCGCTGTTGAAACGACCCTAGCGGAAGTGAAACCGCCGGAAAAACCGCTGGGGGAAATGGACGTTTCAGAGTTGCTAAACAGAATCAAAGAGCTCGAAGCGCTCATAGCTCAGCTCAGGAAGCAGCTCGTGGACAAGGATGCCGCCATTAATGACCTCCAAAGTAAACTGTTCAACGTCACGTCGGACAATAAGAGGCTCAGCACTGACCTCGACCAAATGACGGTGAGCTACAGAGCCATCATGGACGAGGTGAAAGCTATGAAGGATGAGCTCAAAAAGAGGGACGCGAAG GTTTCGGACCTCTTGCGTGAGCTCCAGACGTCGGCGATTGATATGCTGGGGTTGAACAGGCTGCAGAGTGAGATTGAATCGGTCAAGCCACAATTGTATAACCTTGAACTTGAGAGGGAACAACTGTTGTCAGAACTCGGTAAAGTTCGGGGCGTAGTTTCGGAGAGGAACGATCAGATAATAAAGATCCTGGAGGAAAGAGACAAGCATTCTCGAGCTCTGAGTAAAGTCGCGAGCACGATGCAGGCGGCGGCCGAAAGGGAGGCGGCGCTGAAACGCGAGATTGACGGGCTGAAGGATCGCATAGCTGAGCTGGAGAAGGAGATAGCTGAGCTAAGGAAAAAGCTGGCCGAGCTCGCGGCGGAGAACGAAAAGATTCCTGGgcttgagagaaaaattaaagagctCGAAGACGAGCTGGCAAAGCTCAAAGGCGACCTGGCCGCTGCTAACGCGAAGATGAACGaccttgaaaatgaaatagctCGGCTGAAGGCAGAAAAAGATGAATTGGCAAGGGTGCTAGCAAGGGCaaaggaggaggtggagaaaCTGAAACAGGAGCTTGCTGCTGAGAGATCTGCAAAAGAAGCGGCCATGAAAGAGCTCGAAGTCTGTAGAGCTGAGAACCAGAAACTGAGAGGAGACAACGAGCGAATGAGCAACGAACTAAACGCGGCAAAAGGCGAAATTGAGAGATTGAAAAACGAGCTTGACAAGGTTAAGGGCGAGTTGGATAAATCGAGAGCGGAGAACAGCGAGCTCAAGGATCTGCTCGCTGCAGCCAAGGCGGAAATCGATAAGCTCAGAAGCGAGGTCGAAGGGTGCAAGGCTGAAAATATGAAGCTCAAAGGTGAGATAGAGCGGCTAAATGAGGAAGTACAAAAGTTGAAGGCAGAGAATAGCGAGCtcaagaaagagagagacgcGCTGCAGGCTGAGGTGGAAAAGCTGAAAGAAAAGATCGACGGAATGCAAGCTGAAATTGATAAGCTGAAGAACGATCTTGCCGCGTCTAAAAACGAGGTTGAAAAGCTCAAGAGCGAATTGGATGCTTTGAAATCAGAGAATGAGAAGCTGAAGAACAGTCTGGGCGAAGCCGAGGCGAAGATAAAGGCATTGCAAGCGGAGAACTCTGATCTTGCAAATAAGTTAGCGGAGCTGAAGAGCAAGATGGAAAATCTTGAGAAACAGCTTGCAGATGAAAAAGCTGCGAAAGAAGCGGCGCTGAAGGAGTTGGCAGCGCTAAAGTCCGACCTAAAAGCTTTACTCGGAGAAATGGACAAGCTCAAAGCAGAGCGGGACAAACTAAAAGCGGAAGTGGATGACCTGACGAAGCAGATGGCAGACTTGACGAATGAGCTCAATCAGATGAAATCAAAGTGCGCTGCCCTCACGGCAGAGAACGAGAAGTTAAAGGCAGAAGTTAACGGTCTTAAAACAGAGAATGAGAGGCTGAAGAACGATCTGGAGAAGCTCAAGGCTGAGCTTGAGGCAGTGAAATCAGAGAACGTGAAGTTGAAAGCGGAAAATGAGAAGCTGAAGAAAGATTTGAGCGATGCTGAGGCCAAGGTCAAGGTGCTAGAGGATAAGGTCAAGGCCCTCGAAGACAAGGTGAAGACGCTTGAAGACAAGGTGAAAACACTTGAAGACAAGGTCAAGGCATGTGAGGACGAAAAGGCGAAGCTTCGTCAGGAGATCGAGGGGCTCAAAAGCCAGATTGACAAACTCAACGGTGAGCTCGCAGCAGAGAAAGCGGCGAAAGAGGCGGCTTTGAAAGAACTAGCAGCGACCAAAGCTGAGCTAGCTGCGCTCAGAAGTGAGCTGGATAAAGTGAGAGCCGAGAACGCAAGGCTGACTGGTGAGCTCGAAAAGTTGAAGTCGGAGAATGAGAAGATGAAGGGAGAGCTTGACCGACTGAAAGCGGAAAACGCAAAGCTACAAGGCGACCTTGATGCACTAAAAGCGGAGAACTCGAAGCTCAAAGGAGACCTGGACAAGTTGAATTCCGAGCTCAGTGCGTTGCGAGCTGAGAACGACAAGCTGAAGGCTGAAAATTCGAAACTGAAGGACGATTTGGCGGCCGCGAAAGAGGAAGTTGCACGGCTGAAGAGTGATTTGGAAAAACTGAAATCCGAGAACGATGCTCTGAGAGCTGAGAACGACAAGATGAAGGGAGAGCTTGACCGATTGAAAGCGGAAAACGCGAAGCTACAAGGCGACCTTGACGCCCTAAAGGCGGAGAATTCGAAGCTCAAAGGAGACCTGGACAAGCTGAATTCCGAGCTAAGTGCGTTGCGAGCTGAGAACGAGAAGCTAAAggctgaaaattcaaaattgaaggACGATTTGGCGGCCGCGAAAGAGGAGGTTGCACGGCTGAAGAGTGATTTGGAAAAACTGAAATCCGAGAACGACGCTCTGAGAGCTGAGAACGACAAGATGAAGGGAGAACTTGAAGAGCTCAAAGCAGAGGTTAACAAACTACGCGGGGAATTAGACGCCATGAAGGACGAGAATGCGAGGCTCAAGTCTGAGGTTGACAAACTAAAAAGCGATAATGAGAATCTAAAGAACGAGCTTGCGAAGGCCAACGCTGAGTTGGAAAATTCTAAGAAAGCAATTGACAAACCAAAAG CTTCGGAAGCTGTTGGTCCTGTTCCTGAGAAACTCATACAATCTGTGCCAACGAAAGGTAACAATATAGACAAAGTAGAATACAGATAG
- the LOC124414216 gene encoding LOW QUALITY PROTEIN: spindle pole body component 110-like (The sequence of the model RefSeq protein was modified relative to this genomic sequence to represent the inferred CDS: substituted 1 base at 1 genomic stop codon) — protein MSGECGLHPGLTMTSSEAVAMAASATLGRLNSLMRQVTDWQDERLALESKVMRLKSALQSLGGNVEDTLKPDPVVIRQREEIGRLRLSEDRLEEEIKRLREALVEAEEAITCSGAKRLKDKMARVREAGVEERRRLSEEVEYLKMRVREAEEESSCAALGRLRSKLREILKGDKIVERFIADVATRGCVTVVDLLGEATRVKETLDQSIDENIRLRAESRRLIAALESDAETGCSGHLETIERLGFRVKELERRIKELEDDSRLVKRLGELEDELNIKREELEDREASINALRNELLGAKIAYKIKAGELDDIEFEKAEVRRVNEEREQLEKRIGELQQRVREADSVARDAEDVRNELNRVKPELVSLEIERDALVEDIEQMRNIISDRNEQIARILEENEQRDRARKSEIEGVRTKLRIALAEKEKLVSGCGNGEAETTGRIGEASGDSKPLEKKIRALEGELVKLKELSMDPLIKDLRSTVRLENELAVERSTKESVIKESESLRVENSRLRCEKNELDIKLEEFEAENTELRRELNRLVEKNQQLTMEIDELKNVAENEARLKKKLDIMEGENQLLKQDMDGLKSKDSVEKRIQELDNELRKLRTEREALKTEYRKLVLVNETLKIELNDRRTRIDELEERLKLNSRDCEILIEKLAVVEGDLREAKEEIESLKISADRVKGEFDDLKARNEVLVAEVKKLYTEAEEASKEEQESIRAKEWDEGTVVMDCGDYVRADREMKYFIHLQSLAVKRVADFISYVEGQTSLRPAMATFLEPTFTNVMILNVDENVRTTFRMSQKLSEMIFNAEIRVQRLETLRNEADHLRKERDCLNNGIEKLNSMLSKLGQNVLMQSPDHRRVAFCTPSDSDMDQCWSKSRNNIPQITASLQLCQNSEHQLYPTFESEVLPDYTDEKFCTINNRISDLQREIKAKQREAAARLIEMRETMRQERTRLMEIADRGSPRGVHSPASSIIXEEILHQNESTNTLTGLKQPGVVQRNANVLCALLEGADVIGKTENSPQPFSSRMDSPFINHVDPLDFVSAISVSWCGITMDTFRMAHFERKLIFLQLVERRTRRSCWDSVARNGCRNGGSGIQSTRLLRFGDLLEDHMKI, from the exons ATGTCTGGTGAATGCGGGCTGCACCCTGGCTTGACGATGACGAGCAGTGAGGCGGTGGCGATGGCGGCATCGGCGACGCTGGGGCGGCTAAATTCGCTGATGCGCCAGGTGACCGATTGGCAGGACGAGCGTTTGGCGCTCGAGAGCAAAGTGATGCGACTGAAATCAGCGCTGCAGAGCCTCGGCGGAAACGTCGAAGACACGCTGAAGCCAGACCCGGTGGTTATTCGTCAAAGAGAAGAGATAGGAAGATTAAGATTGTCCGAGGATCGACTAGAGGAGGAGATCAAGCGACTTAGGGAGGCGCTCGTCGAGGCCGAGGAGGCCATCACCTGTTCAGGGGCGAAGCGGCTGAAGGACAAGATGGCGCGGGTGAGAGAAGCGGGGGTGGAGGAGCGGCGAAGGCTCAGCGAAGAAGTCGAGTACCTGAAGATGCGCGTCAGGGAGGCGGAGGAGGAATCGTCCTGCGCGGCGTTGGGCCGTCTGCGTTCGAAGCTGAGGGAGATCCTGAAGGGTGACAAGATCGTGGAACGGTTTATTGCCGACGTTGCTACCAGGGGCTGCGTAACTGTTGTCGACCTCCTGGGGGAGGCGACCAGGGTGAAGGAGACGCTCGACCAATCGATCGACGAAAACATCCGGCTGCGTGCCGAGAGCCGAAGGCTGATTGCCGCCCTCGAATCGGACGCCGAGACCGGCTGCTCCGGCCACCTGGAGACCATCGAACGACTCGGTTTTCGCGTCAAGGAACTCGAGCGAAGGATCAAAGAATTGGAGGACGATTCCCGGCTCGTTAAACGGCTCGGGGAACTCGAGGACGAGCTGAATATTAAACGAGAAGAGCTCGAGGATCGGGAGGCATCGATTAACGCTCTGAGAAACGAACTTCTTGGCGCTAAAATCGCGTACAAAATTAAGGCAGGGGAATTGGATGATATTGAATTCGAGAAGGCGGAGGTGCGGAGGGTTAACGAGGAGCGTGAACAACTCGAGAAACGAATTGGAGAACTCCAGCAACGCGTAAGGGAGGCGGATTCGGTCGCCAGAGACGCGGAGGACGTTAGAAATGAGCTCAATCGAGTCAAACCCGAGCTAGTTAGCCTTGAAATTGAACGCGATGCGCTTGTCGAGGATATTGAACAGATGCGAAACATCATTTCGGACCGAAATGAACAAATAGCGAGAATCTTGGAAGAAAATGAGCAGCGAGACAGAGCTAGAAAGTCTGAGATCGAAGGCGTGAGAACAAAGCTCAGAATCGCGTTGGCTGAGAAGGAAAAGCTTGTTTCCGGCTGTGGTAACGGCGAAGCTGAAACGACAGGTAGAATCGGTGAAGCTAGCGGCGACTCTAAGcctcttgaaaaaaaaataagagcaCTTGAAGGGGAGCTGGTTAAACTGAAGGAGCTCTCGATGGATCCGTTGATAAAAGATCTGCGTTCGACAGTCAGGCTTGAGAATGAGCTCGCGGTCGAAAGATCGACCAAGGAAAGTGTCATCAAAGAATCGGAGAGCTTGAGAGTGGAGAACAGTCGTCTAAGGTGTGAGAAAAATGAGCTCGATATAAAATTGGAGGAATTTGAAGCGGAGAATACCGAGCTAAGGAGAGAGCTTAATCggctggtggaaaaaaatcaacaactaACGATGGAGATTGATGAGCTCAAGAACGTTGCGGAGAATGAAGCTAGGCTGAAGAAAAAGCTGGATATAATGGAAGGCGAGAATCAACTGCTTAAACAAGACATGGACGGACTAAAGTCGAAGGATTCTGTTGAAAAGAGAATTCAAGAGCTCGATAATGAGCTCAGAAAGCTGAGGACCGAACGTGAAGCGCTTAAAACTGAGTACAGAAAACTGGTATTGGTCAACGAGACGTTGAAGATCGAGCTCAACGATCGAAGAACGAGGATTGATGAGCTCGAGGAGCGGCTGAAGCTCAATTCCAGGGACTGTGAAATCCTTATAGAAAAGTTAGCAGTGGTTGAAGGGGATCTTCGTGAAGCTAAGGAAGAAATCGAATCCCTGAAGATCAGCGCTGACCGCGTAAAAGGCGAATTCGACGATCTAAAGGCGCGGAATGAGGTGCTGGTAGCAGAGGTGAAAAAACTGTATACCGAAGCTGAAGAAGCGTCTAAGGAAGAGCAGGAATCCATTCGCGCGAAGGAATGGGACGAGGGAACCGTGGTTATGGACTGCGGGGATTACGTGCGAGCTGACAGAGAGATGAAGTACTTTATCCACCTTCAAAGTTTGGCAGTAAAACGAGTCGCAGATTTCATCAGCTATGTAGAAGGCCAGACCAGCCTGAGGCCTGCGATGGCGACGTTCCTAGAACCGACCTTCACCAACGTGATGATCCTTAACGTCGACGAAAATGTGAGGACAACCTTCAGGATGTCGCAGAAACTTTCGGAGATGATTTTCAACGCTGAGATTAGGGTCCAGCGCCTTGAGACTCTTCGGAACGAGGCTGATCACCTTAGAAAGGAACGCGACTGCCTAAATAACGGAATTGAGAAACTCAACAGCATGCTGAGC AAACTGGGTCAAAACGTCTTGATGCAGTCACCTGATCATCGTCGTGTTGCGTTTTGCACACCTTCCGACAGCGACATGGATCAGTGCTGGTCAAAA TCGCGCAATAACATCCCCCAGATCACGGCGAGCTTACAATTGTGCCAAAATTCTGAGCACCAGCTTTATCCAACCTTCGAAAGCGAGGTGCTTCCGGATTACACGGACGAAAAATTCTGCACTATAAATAATCGAATATCGGACCTCCAGAGGGAGATTAAGGCGAAACAACGAGAAGCTGCGGCGAGG CTTATCGAAATGCGAGAAACCATGCGGCAAGAACGAACGCGGCTAATGGAGATTGCGGACAGAGGTTCACCTCGTGGTGTTCACTCACCTGCTTCTTCCATCATTTGAGAGGAAATCTTGCATCAAAACGAATCGACTAACACACTCACTGGATTAAAACAACCCGGCGTAGTGCAACGGAATGCAAACGTGCTCTGTGCTCTTCTAGAAGGGGCGGATGTGAttggaaaaacggaaaactcTCCACAGCCTTTCTCCTCGCGAATGGACAGTCCATTCATCA ACCACGTCGACCCTCTCGACTTCGTATCTGCGATCAGCGTTAGCTGGTGTGGTATAACTATGGATACCTTCAGGATGGCTCATTTTGAAAGGAAATTAATCTTCCTTCAACTAGTGGAAAGAAGAACTCGCAGGAGTTGCTGGGACAGCGTTGCCAG AAACGGATGTCGAAACGGTGGGAGTGGAATACAATCAACCCGGTTGCTGAGATTCGGTGACTTACTTGAGGACCACATGAAGATCTGA